A single region of the Bos mutus isolate GX-2022 chromosome 17, NWIPB_WYAK_1.1, whole genome shotgun sequence genome encodes:
- the BRI3BP gene encoding BRI3-binding protein, whose amino-acid sequence MGARASGGPRALTGFLLLLLLLGLVAPGAQGARSRGGTEKNSYRRTVNTFSQSVSSLFGEDNVRAAQKFLTRLTERFVLGVDMFVETVWKVWAELLEVLGLDVSNLSQYFNPSSVASSPARALLLVGVVLLAYWFLSLTLGFTFSALHVVFGRFFWVVRVILFSMSCVYILHKYEGEPENAVLPLCFVVAIYFMTGPMGFYWRGGPSGPSVEEKLEQLENQVRLLNIRLTRVLESLDRPNSK is encoded by the exons ATGGGCGCGCGCGCTTCGGGAGGACCCCGGGCCCTGACagggttcctgctgctgctgcttctgctcgGGCTGGTGGCCCCGGGCGCGCAGGGGGCGCGGAGCCGCGGCGGCACCGAGAAGAACAGCTACCGCCGCACGGTCAACACCTTCTCGCAGAGCGTCAGCAGCCTGTTCGGCGAGGACAACGTGCGCGCCGCTCAGAAG tTCCTGACAAGGCTAACCGAGAGGTTCGTGCTGGGAGTGGACATGTTTGTGGAAACCGTGTGGAAAGTTTGGGCAGAGCTCTTGGAAGTTCTTGGACTCGACG TCTCGAACCTGTCCCAGTACTTCAACCCCAGCTCGGTGGCCAGCAGCCCCGCCCGGGCCCTCCTGCTGGTGGGCGTTGTTCTCCTGGCCTACTGGTTCCTGTCTCTGACCCTGGGCTTCACCTTCAGCGCCCTGCACGTGGTGTTTGGCCGCTTCTTCTGGGTGGTGCGAgtcattctgttctccatgtccTGCGTGTACATCCTGCACAAGTACGAGGGCGAGCCTGAGAATGCCGTGCTGCCCTTGTGTTTTGTGGTGGCCATCTACTTCATGACCGGTCCCATGGGCTTCTACTGGCGAGGCGGCCCCAGTGGCCCCAGCGTGGAGGAGAAGCTGGAACAACTGGAGAACCAGGTCAGACTGCTCAACATCCGCCTCACCCGTGTGCTGGAGAGTCTTGACCGCCCCAACAGCAAGTGA